The following are from one region of the Tachysurus fulvidraco isolate hzauxx_2018 chromosome 24, HZAU_PFXX_2.0, whole genome shotgun sequence genome:
- the tnfsf18 gene encoding tumor necrosis factor ligand superfamily member 18 translates to MCESGKQCFEGESCVARVDQLKRHIWALMIWVSILSLGLGASIVLHFILNQRSVTEIQSKQTDGKSSTQSQLSTYNLVKNTKDKGRMLWQKKNEAQQDTTIKIEENGNYFLFLKVTLQNRNPGVNYTITVKKMPADSSPTEILVGHINETENSTGFMGIGVLLIENTLINVTCSPQAQLDVINTYIGFIKF, encoded by the exons ATGTGTGAATCTGGAAAGCAGTGTTTTGAAGGTGAAAGCTGTGTGGCACGCGTGGACCAGCTGAAGAGACACATTTGGGCGCTGATGATCTGGGTCTCTATCCTTTCTTTGGGCCTGGGAGCCTCCATCGTTCTCCACTTCATCCTCAACCAGCGATCTGTCACAGAG ATCCAGTCGAAACAAACCGATGGCAAGTCCAGCACACAGTCTCAGCTCAGTACATACAACCTCG TCAAGAACACAAAAGACAAAGGACGAATgttgtggcaaaaaaaaaacgaagccCAACAAGATACTACGATAAAAATAGAGGAAAACGGGAATTATTTCCTCTTCCTCAAAGTCACCCTGCAGAACCGGAATCCAGGTGTGAATTACACGATCACGGTTAAAAAGATGCCAGCGGATTCTAGTCCCACTGAAATCCTCGTGGGACATATCAACGAAACGGAAAACTCGACCGGATTTATGGGTATAGGAGTGCTTCTGATCGAGAACACGCTGATAAACGTTACCTGCAGCCCTCAGGCACAACTCGACGTCATTAACACTTACATAGGCTTCATCAAATTCTGA